In Aedes albopictus strain Foshan chromosome 3, AalbF5, whole genome shotgun sequence, the following are encoded in one genomic region:
- the LOC115261167 gene encoding ragulator complex protein LAMTOR5 homolog, whose protein sequence is MEEQVDQILDKVMATPGNLGCLLANNQGLCIGARGNASKKSAGIIVAISEQASQLDPNCNAPVVSLEVGDKLCIIHKNGVTGAVYKQK, encoded by the exons ATGGAAGAGCAAGTAGATCAGATTTTGGATAAAGT AATGGCCACTCCTGGAAATCTTGGCTGTCTCTTGGCGAACAATCAGGGACTTTGCATTGGCG CCAGAGGGAATGCATCGAAAAAGTCAGCCGGGATAATCGTCGCAATTTCTGAGCAAGCATCCCAGTTGGATCCCAATTGCAATGCCCCGGTCGTGTCATTGGAAGTCGGAGATAA ATTGTGCATAATTCATAAGAATGGCGTGACTGGAGCTGTGTACAAGCAAAAATAA